CGGTCCTGTACAAGGTTTTGATGCAAATGTGATCGGTACTTCAAACTATGAAGATACAAAGGATTCCGATGTAGTTGTTATCACTGCAGGAATTGCTAGAAAGCCAGGTATGAGTCGTGATGATTTAGTTCAAACAAATCAGAAGGTTATGAAAGCGGTTACAAATGAGATTGTTAAATATTCTCCAAACTGTTATATTCTTGTTTTAACGAATCCAGTAGATGCCATGACTTATACTGTTTTCAAGGAGTCAGGATTCCCTAAAAACCGCGTAATTGGTCAATCAGGAGTATTAGATACAGCTAGATTCCGTACTTTCGTTGCACAAGAATTAAACCTTTCTGTTAAGGATGTTACGGGGTTTGTTCTAGGTGGACACGGAGATGACATGGTGCCACTTGTACGATACTCCTATGCTGGAGGTATTCCACTAGAAAAACTAATTCCACAAGATCGACTTGAGGCGATCGTTGAGCGTACTCGTAAGGGTGGCGGTGAGATTGTAAACTTGCTTGGAAACGGTAGTGCATACTATGCACCAGCAGCGTCCATAGTGGAAATGGTAGAGGCTATTGTGAAAGATCAAAGAAGAGTTCTTCCTTCTATTGCTTACTTAGAAGGTGAGTATGGTTACGATGGAATCTATCTGGGTGTTCCTACCATTCTAGGTGGAAACGGAATTGAAGAAGTAATCGAACTTGAACTAACAGCTGAAGAAAAAGCAGCTTTAGACAAATCAGCCGAGTCTGTACGAAATGTAATGGATGTTTTGGCATAATAGAATGAAAATGAAGCTGACTTTCGGTTGGCTTCTTTTTTACTCTATTGAAAGAAAAATTTATATTCTAATTACTGAGCAGCCCGTCTACACGTAGACTCCTGCGGGCCTAGTTTCAAACAAACTTATAATAGTAGTGCAATTTTTATTTATCCACCTTTCATGGTAATATAATGAAAAGTAAACGGTTTCATGAAATAGGAGGAATAGTTTATGTTATTGGGGAAAAAGAGGAAATTAGGTAGACGGCTTGAGGAAATTTCTATAGGTGAAAAACTCTCCCTAACTGAAAAAATAGAAGATAAAGATTTACTACTATATCTAGGGTTGACAAATGATGCCAATCCTCTTTATATCCAGCATGATTATGCTTCTCAAACCCCTTACAAGAAGCCAATTGTTCCAACGATTATGCTCTCAGGCATTGTAATGGCTGCTGTATCAAAATATTTACCAGGACCAGGTAGTCATATAGTCAGACAAAAAATGGAGTATTCAAAGCCGGTATACCACTACGGGACGGTTCATTTTTTACTTGAGGTTACAGAAATTGATATGAAAGAGCAGACGATTACCATTACCGTGGAAGGGACAGATGATGAAAAAGAGCCGGTATTACAAGGGAAATTAGTTGTTTGCCCTCCTTCACCTTTAGCTAAATTAGATGGGGATGCTTTAGATAATTTTTAATGACTACAAACTGCTGGAGGAATTCAGCAGTTTTTTCTTTTAAATTTGTCTAGTTTATTTCCATTTTCAGCTATAATAAGGATATATAGATAAATAAAGAAGTAGGCTCTTGGATTAGGGGATAAAAAAGATTATGGAGGGCCTTTATGAGTAAAAAAATACTTGTAGTTGATGATGAACAGTCAATTGTCACGTTATTGCAGTACAATTTAGAGCAAGCGGGTTTTGAGGTAATAACCGCAAATGATGGTGAAGAGGGAAAGAATTTAGCAATAAATGAAAACCCAGATTTTATCATTTTAGATATTATGCTTCCCAAGCTAGATGGAATTGAAGTTTGTAAAATATTACGGCAATCAAAGGTCACCACTCCTATTCTGATGCTTACGGCCAAGGATGAGGAATTTGATAGAGTATTGGGACTAGAACTTGGTGCCGATGACTACTTAACAAAACCATTTAGTCCAAGAGAAGTTGTTGCAAGAGTTAAGGCAATCTTTAGACGTTCAGAATATAATCATGAACGACCTGAAGTACAAGAACTGCAAGAAGAGAAGTTTCAGTTTAAGGACCTCGTTGTCTATCCGGAGCTTTATGAAGCGTACTTCAAAGAAGAACTGCTGGAACTAACTCCGAAAGAATTCGAACTACTTCTCTACCTATGTAAACATAAGGGACGAGTTTTAACGAGAGATCAATTATTAAGTGCTGTGTGGAACTATGATTTTGCAGGTGACACTCGAATTGTAGATGTTCACATAAGTCATCTTCGTGAAAAGATAGAAGAAAATACGAAGAAACCACTCTACATAAAGACAATAAGGGGATTAGGATATAAATTAGAGGAGCCAAAAAGTGAATGATTAAGTTTCGTTCCAAGCTTCTTTTTGCTTTAATCACATTAATTACGCTAGTTTTTGTCGCATTAGGAATTATCTTAGCACAACTAATTAAGAGTTATTATGTTGAGAGCTTTCATGAAAAAAATGAGATGGAAACTCGGTTAATTTCTCAACTACTTTCTGAACAATTTCGATCTAGTGAGCCATTCTCTTTATTGGCTAAGATTGGAGATGAAACTGAATCGCGGGTAACCATTCTTAGCTCAAAGGGTGAAATATGGTTTGATAGTAAGGATGATTTTGTTCCTCCAGAGAGACATTCAGGGATTTTGAAAGACATTATTCAAACAAGTACTGTTGAACAAAAAGGAACTAAGGAAATTGCCGGAGGATATGATGTCTTTTACTATTGGGAACGAGTGAGTCTTTCCCCAGGGCAAGATAGTCTCGTAGTATTAAGCACCCAAATTGATGAACTCAAGCGGATAAACCGTAACATGTGGTGGATTCTTTTTATCAGCTTCGGCTTATCTTTAACTATTATAATTTTGCTTAGTTCACAAATTACAGCGAAGTATACGAAGCCCATTGAAGCGGCTACTAAGACAGCGATTGAATTGGCTAAAGGTAATTTTCGAGCACGTACGTATGAAGAGGGATTAGATGCCACAGGAATGTTAAGTACTTCTA
This genomic stretch from Bacillus carboniphilus harbors:
- the mdh gene encoding malate dehydrogenase, with the protein product MTIKRKKISVIGGGFTGATTAFILAQKELGDVVLVDIPQMENPTKGKALDMLEAGPVQGFDANVIGTSNYEDTKDSDVVVITAGIARKPGMSRDDLVQTNQKVMKAVTNEIVKYSPNCYILVLTNPVDAMTYTVFKESGFPKNRVIGQSGVLDTARFRTFVAQELNLSVKDVTGFVLGGHGDDMVPLVRYSYAGGIPLEKLIPQDRLEAIVERTRKGGGEIVNLLGNGSAYYAPAASIVEMVEAIVKDQRRVLPSIAYLEGEYGYDGIYLGVPTILGGNGIEEVIELELTAEEKAALDKSAESVRNVMDVLA
- a CDS encoding MaoC family dehydratase, which translates into the protein MLLGKKRKLGRRLEEISIGEKLSLTEKIEDKDLLLYLGLTNDANPLYIQHDYASQTPYKKPIVPTIMLSGIVMAAVSKYLPGPGSHIVRQKMEYSKPVYHYGTVHFLLEVTEIDMKEQTITITVEGTDDEKEPVLQGKLVVCPPSPLAKLDGDALDNF
- a CDS encoding response regulator transcription factor is translated as MSKKILVVDDEQSIVTLLQYNLEQAGFEVITANDGEEGKNLAINENPDFIILDIMLPKLDGIEVCKILRQSKVTTPILMLTAKDEEFDRVLGLELGADDYLTKPFSPREVVARVKAIFRRSEYNHERPEVQELQEEKFQFKDLVVYPELYEAYFKEELLELTPKEFELLLYLCKHKGRVLTRDQLLSAVWNYDFAGDTRIVDVHISHLREKIEENTKKPLYIKTIRGLGYKLEEPKSE